In the Desulfuromonas sp. DDH964 genome, GGTCGCTTCCTTGCAGCCCGGCACCTTGCAGTCGAGAACCCGCAGCGGATTCTGCTGCCAGCGCCGGCGGCAGTCGTCGCAGAGATGATCGAGGCGTGTTTCGAGAAAGGCGACCAGCGCCTGGCGGTAGGCCGGGCGGCATTCGGGGCAACCGAGGGAGTTGATCTGCAGCTGGACGTCGGGAATGCCGACCTCGGCAAAATAGTGGTCGAGCATGGCGAGAACCTGGGCATCGCAGCGCGGGTCGTCGAGGCCGATGACTTCGGCCCCGATCTGGTGAAACTGGCGGTAGCGTCCCTTTTGTGGCCGTTCGTAGCGGAACATCGGCCCCATGTAGTAGAGCTTGGCGACCGGATCCTGGGCATGCAGCTTGTGCTCGATGAAGGCGCGCATCACCGGCGCCGTCCCCTCCGGGCGCAGCGTCAGCGAGGTGCCCCCCTTGTCGGTAAAGGTATACATCTCCTTTTCGACGATATCGGTCGTTTCGCCGATGGAACGGCAGAAAAGATCGGTCTTCTCGACCACCGGGACGCGGATCTCGCTGAAGCCATAGCTGCGGAAGACGCGCCGTGCGGCCGCCTCCAGTTCCTGCCAGGTCGCCACCTCCCCCGGCAGAATATCGTTCATCCCTTTAATGCCTGTAATGCTCACGTTGTCAGTGCCTTTCAAAAAAATAATTCAAATTAAGTGGGACGTGACGGCGGTGAACGCAGTGCTCAGCCGGGGCGGAGGCTCTCCACCCGGTAGACGCCGACCGGAATCCGTTTTCCCTTCAGCTCGATGGGTGGCAGCGCCTCCGCCACCAGCTGCTCGCGGATCGTCCGGTAGGTCCCTTCCGAGACGAGAATCTCTCCCGGTCTGGCGAGACCCTGGAGCCGCGCGGCAATATTGACGCTGTCGCCGATGACCGTATATTCCATGCGCGTCGCCGACCCGATGTTGCCGGCGATGACCGGTCCGGTGTTGATGCCGATCCCCATTTCGAGGGGCGGGAGATCCTGGGCTGCGCGCTCCTGGTTGAAGTTCTTGACTGCCCGCTGCATTTCAATGGCGCAGTGAACAGCGCGCAACGGATCGTTGCCGAGGGAGAGAGGGGCGCCGAAAAGCGCCATGACGGAGTCGCCCATCAGCTTGTCGACCATCCCTTCGTGGTCGATGACGAGCTGGATCATCAGGGTGAAGTAGTCGTTGAGCAGCTCCACGACCTGGGCCGGCGGCAGCCGTTCGGCCAGCGAGGTAAAGCGGCGGATGTCACAGAAGAGGATGGTGACCTCCTTCTCTTCACCGCCGAGCTTGAGATCGTCGCGATGGCGCAGAATGGTCTCCGCCAGCGGCTTGCTGACATAGCGCTCAAAGGTGTTCTTGATGAATTCCTTTTCGCGCAGGCTGCTCGCCATTTCGTTAAAAGCGTCGGTGAGGACGCCGAGTTCATCGTTGCGCTTCAGGTCGAGGTGCTGTTCCAGGTTGCCGCCGCCGATGGCCCGGACCCCGCGCACCAGGGCGTGGACCGGGCGCAGGCTGACACCGGCGAGGAGGTAGGCGGCGAGGCTGCCGAGGACCAGGGCAACGCCGGCAAGCACGCCGAGGCGCTGGCGCATCGCCTCGATTTCGGCAGCGACCAGGGCTTCGGAGAGCCCGAGGTGGATATCGCCGAGTCGGACCGGCCGGTCCGCGACCGAGTAGATCGGTACTTCGAGATCGAGGAGGCCGGCGCCGTTGCCGACGCGCCGGACGACGTAGCTCCCCTCCACTGGCAGCAGCCGGGCCTCGCCGGGGAGGGTAAAGTCGGTGCCGACCCGTGCCATGTCGGCGGCGGCACGAATCCGCCCCTTGCGGTCGACGATCAAGGCGTATTCGATGCCGGAGCCGCGCACCGCATTTTTGACGGCGGAGAAGAGATAGAGGTCATCGCCGGTGAGGAGCGGGTCCTCGGCGTTGAAGGCGACGCCGCGGGCGATCCCCAGCCCCTTCTCGATATTCTCCCGCACCAGGGACGAGCGGATGTTCTGCTCCATGAGGAGCATCACCGCCAGCATCAGGGCCCCGCTGAAGAGGGCCAGCAGCAGCGCGAACTTGAAGCGCAGGCTGGCAAAAACGGCAATCCGTTCAGCCACCCCGGAACTCCTCGATGCGCTGCAGCTTGCGCTGCGCCTTTTCAATGTTCATCCGCGACTTCTCATGTCCCGGATCGAGGGCGAGAACCTTCTGCCAGGCATCGATCGCCTCCCGGTATCTGCCGCGGGTGTAGAACTCGATTCCCTGCAGGTAAAGGGCCTGCTCGTCGCCGGGATTGACCCCGGAGAGGCGCAGCTGGTCGATTCGCTTCAGGGCGCCACGGGCCTCCGCCTGGTAGGGGTCGATGGCGAGAGCCTGGCGGAAGGTCGCAGCCGCTTCGCTGAAGTGCCCGTCGCCGAGGGCGCGGTTTCCGTCGCGCACCAGGTCGGCGAGGCGGCCGGCCAGCTGCTTGCGACCGGCTTCCAGACCGGTCAGGGCCTGGGGGTTGGCCGGATCGATGTCCAGCACCTTGCGGTAACTGGCGAGCGCTCCCTCCAGATTCCCGGCAGCGAGAGCCTCCTTGGCCTTGACCAGATTCGCGACGACGAAGCGGTCGACGGCGTTTTCCAGTTCCCCCTGCTCGCGGCGCGCCTCGGCATGGTCGGGAACCAGGGCGAGCAACCGGTCGTAGAGGATGCGGGCACGCTTGAAATTGTGCGCCGCCGTCGCCTGCCGGGCGGAGTCGAGCAGGCTGGCGGCCTTGTCGGCGCTGGCGGCCGCGAGGCTGGACAGCTCCTGCCGAACTTCCGGTGAATCCTTTAGAGCGAGGGCGTTGTTGAAATGTTCCCGGGCCTCGGCCAGTTGCCCGGCGCTGTGGGCGCGACGCCCCCAGAGGAGTTCTTCGGCAACCAGGGTGTTGACCATGCTTTCGAGGCGTTTTTCGGCAACCTCCACCTCGGCCAGATTGGGGGCGAAAGATTTCGCCAGAGCGAGTGCCGCGGCGGCGTCGTCGAGACGTCCCTCGTCAAGGGCCTGACCCTGGCGCGCGATCGCTTCAAGGGCAGCTTCCCGGGATTGGGCGGCCACCGCGTCAAGGCCGGCCTGCGCCCGGGGCTCCCCCGGGGCGAGTTCCAGGACCCGGCGATAGGCCGCAGTCGCTGCCGCCAGATCTCCGGCCGCGGCCAGCCGTTGCCCCTCTTCCAGGCCGCCGCTGATTTCCTGCGACAGGCGATCGAGGGCCTGTTGCTTCAGGTCGTTGCCGGCTGCGGCCGCCGGATCGGCGGCGAGCCCTCTGGTCGCCTCTTCCAGCGCCAGGCGCGGATTGCCGGCCGCCAGAGCGGAACGTGCCGCGGCGAAATGCTCCTCGGCCTGCCGGGCGAGGGCTGCGCGCGCCTTGGCTGCGAAGGCGAGCGCACGCGGGTCGCCGGAGACCATGGCCAGCGCCTGCTCGAAGTAGTCGAGGGCGCCACGGTAATCCTGGTCACCATAGAGCCGCCGCCCCTCCGCAAAGGCCGCATCGGCCGCTCCGTTCTGCGCAGCGACCAGGTTGACAGTCGCTCCGCGGTGGGTCGGCTCGAGAGCGAGTACCCGGCGGTAGTTGGTCGCAGCCGGGGCGAACTCCTTCAGGGCCAGATCGATGTTGCCGGCGAGGTAATAATCCTTGGCGGTGGCATCGGGGGTGGCGACCAGCGCCTTGGCCGCCTGCCTCGCCGCAGCGTAGGACTTTCTTTCGAGGAGGGTCAGCGCACTGTTGTAGAGCATCGAGTGGGTACTGGAGCGTAATTCGGCTGGGGCCTCGGCGTAGATCGGGCCGAGAATCTCGATCGCCCCGGCGTAATCGCCGCTGCGGTAGGCGATGGTTCCGAGGTAATAGAGCGCCACCGGACTATCGGGCGCCGCCGCCAGCGCGTTGCTGAAAGCGCTGCGGGCGGCAGCGAGGTCGTTCAGTTCGAGGGCTTTCAGGCCACGGTTGAAGTGGAGCGCGTAGACATATTCGCGGGCGCTGGTGTCGGAGGGGTAGTGGTCGAGATAGCGGGAAAACTCTTCCAGAGCTGCATCGATCTGGCCGCTGCGTGCCAGAGAGTCGCCGATCAGCCGATGGATTTCGAGGCGATCGGGGGCCAGCGCCAGGACCTTGGACAAAAGGCGGCGGGCCTCGTCGAGGTTCTCCTTTTCGAGGTAGGCCAGGGCCAGATTGTAATAGGCATTGGCGAGGGGATAGACTTCCGGTTCATCGAGGGCGCCGAGACTCTCGGCCTGATCGAAATAGAGCTGGGCGCTGTCGAGATCGCCGAGTCGGGCATAGGCGAGCCCGAGGTTGTAATGCATTTCGACGGAGTCGGTAAAGGCAGGATAAGCCAGGCGGAATTCGGCGACGGCCCCCTGATTGTCGCCGGCCAAGAGGAGCGCCATGCCAAGAAAATAGTGGAGTGGCAGGTTGTCCGGATCGACGCGCAACGCTTCCCGGTAGCGCTCGACGAGGCCATCCCCGCCACTCTCAAGAGCCAGCGCCACATTCGGGAAGAGGGAGAGAATAACCAGCATGGCGAGGCCGGCCAGGGC is a window encoding:
- the hisS gene encoding histidine--tRNA ligase yields the protein MNDILPGEVATWQELEAAARRVFRSYGFSEIRVPVVEKTDLFCRSIGETTDIVEKEMYTFTDKGGTSLTLRPEGTAPVMRAFIEHKLHAQDPVAKLYYMGPMFRYERPQKGRYRQFHQIGAEVIGLDDPRCDAQVLAMLDHYFAEVGIPDVQLQINSLGCPECRPAYRQALVAFLETRLDHLCDDCRRRWQQNPLRVLDCKVPGCKEATAGAPSVLDHLCGGCADHFAAVQGYLTDLGTVFAINPRMVRGLDYYTKTTFEMVTGNLGAQNAVAAGGRYDGLIRDLGGPPLPGIGFAMGVERLVLLKGSPQAVPRLDCFLATLGSEAARHAFLLMHQLQRAGLQVDTDLEGKSLKAQMRRAGKLGARFAVILGGDELAAGRAQLRNMDAGSQEEVPLDALRTRLQELLAGGEA
- a CDS encoding adenylate/guanylate cyclase domain-containing protein, which produces MAERIAVFASLRFKFALLLALFSGALMLAVMLLMEQNIRSSLVRENIEKGLGIARGVAFNAEDPLLTGDDLYLFSAVKNAVRGSGIEYALIVDRKGRIRAAADMARVGTDFTLPGEARLLPVEGSYVVRRVGNGAGLLDLEVPIYSVADRPVRLGDIHLGLSEALVAAEIEAMRQRLGVLAGVALVLGSLAAYLLAGVSLRPVHALVRGVRAIGGGNLEQHLDLKRNDELGVLTDAFNEMASSLREKEFIKNTFERYVSKPLAETILRHRDDLKLGGEEKEVTILFCDIRRFTSLAERLPPAQVVELLNDYFTLMIQLVIDHEGMVDKLMGDSVMALFGAPLSLGNDPLRAVHCAIEMQRAVKNFNQERAAQDLPPLEMGIGINTGPVIAGNIGSATRMEYTVIGDSVNIAARLQGLARPGEILVSEGTYRTIREQLVAEALPPIELKGKRIPVGVYRVESLRPG
- a CDS encoding tetratricopeptide repeat protein, which translates into the protein MSRGSSWQTALAGLAMLVILSLFPNVALALESGGDGLVERYREALRVDPDNLPLHYFLGMALLLAGDNQGAVAEFRLAYPAFTDSVEMHYNLGLAYARLGDLDSAQLYFDQAESLGALDEPEVYPLANAYYNLALAYLEKENLDEARRLLSKVLALAPDRLEIHRLIGDSLARSGQIDAALEEFSRYLDHYPSDTSAREYVYALHFNRGLKALELNDLAAARSAFSNALAAAPDSPVALYYLGTIAYRSGDYAGAIEILGPIYAEAPAELRSSTHSMLYNSALTLLERKSYAAARQAAKALVATPDATAKDYYLAGNIDLALKEFAPAATNYRRVLALEPTHRGATVNLVAAQNGAADAAFAEGRRLYGDQDYRGALDYFEQALAMVSGDPRALAFAAKARAALARQAEEHFAAARSALAAGNPRLALEEATRGLAADPAAAAGNDLKQQALDRLSQEISGGLEEGQRLAAAGDLAAATAAYRRVLELAPGEPRAQAGLDAVAAQSREAALEAIARQGQALDEGRLDDAAAALALAKSFAPNLAEVEVAEKRLESMVNTLVAEELLWGRRAHSAGQLAEAREHFNNALALKDSPEVRQELSSLAAASADKAASLLDSARQATAAHNFKRARILYDRLLALVPDHAEARREQGELENAVDRFVVANLVKAKEALAAGNLEGALASYRKVLDIDPANPQALTGLEAGRKQLAGRLADLVRDGNRALGDGHFSEAAATFRQALAIDPYQAEARGALKRIDQLRLSGVNPGDEQALYLQGIEFYTRGRYREAIDAWQKVLALDPGHEKSRMNIEKAQRKLQRIEEFRGG